The following proteins are co-located in the Telopea speciosissima isolate NSW1024214 ecotype Mountain lineage chromosome 9, Tspe_v1, whole genome shotgun sequence genome:
- the LOC122640461 gene encoding PLASMODESMATA CALLOSE-BINDING PROTEIN 5-like, with protein MAVIRTCYSLYLLLSIILTTASMCHSTALASSEKPSKSISSHLSRNPNLESKVDSKTPLWCVAKNSAEDSTLQSALDWTCGPGGADCGPIQQGGPCYDPNNLQNMASYAFNDYFLKHGTTRESCNFGNTGDLTSLDPSNGKCVFPSSSLVLSGSFGGTAQVGPTGADINGCQAISRWSWTLIISPLVFTSTLLAFLI; from the exons ATGGCTGTGATACGAACGTGCTattctctttatcttcttctctcaatCATCCTAACCACAGCCTCAATGTGTCATTCCACTGCATTAGCATCTTCTGAGAAACCCTCGAAGTCTATTTCTTCTCATTTGAGCAGAAATCCAAATCTGGAATCGAAGGTCGACAGCAAAACACCTCTGTGGTGCGTAGCGAAGAACAGCGCCGAAGATTCAACTTTGCAGTCGGCGTTGGATTGGACTTGTGGCCCTGGAGGCGCTGATTGTGGTCCAATACAGCAGGGAGGTCCGTGTTACGATCCAAACAATCTTCAGAACATGGCTTCCTATGCCTTCAATGATTACTTCCTCAAGCATGGAACGACAAGGGAAAGCTGCAATTTTGGTAACACTGGGGATCTCACCTCCTTAGACCCAA GTAACGGGAAGTGTGTTTTTCCATCAAG cTCACTGGTACTCAGTGGGAGCTTTGGTGGAACAGCTCAGGTAGGACCAACTGGAGCAGATATCAATGGTTGTCAGGCCATCAGCAGGTGGAGTTGGACCTTAATCATCTCTCCTTTGGTTTTCACATCTACACTATTAGCCTTTTTAATTTGA